A portion of the Thermotoga sp. SG1 genome contains these proteins:
- a CDS encoding LemA family protein: protein MKKGLIVLIIVLIVAVVIIGTTIGYYNYLVSLEQEVEEKYSQIQNQLQRRADLIPNLVETVKGYAAHEKEILEEIANARSKLIGARTPQESAQADAELSSALSRLLAIAENYPNLKADTNFRQLMDELAGTENRIAVARRDYNEAVKRYNTAIKRFPGVIFARMFGFEEKQYFEARVGAEQVPEVKF from the coding sequence GTGAAAAAGGGCCTCATCGTTCTGATAATTGTTCTGATCGTTGCGGTCGTCATCATCGGTACCACGATCGGATATTACAATTACCTTGTTTCGCTGGAACAGGAAGTGGAGGAAAAGTACAGCCAGATCCAGAACCAGCTCCAGAGAAGAGCAGACCTCATACCCAATCTCGTGGAAACTGTGAAGGGCTATGCTGCACATGAGAAAGAGATTCTCGAAGAGATAGCGAACGCAAGATCGAAACTGATAGGTGCAAGAACACCACAGGAGAGCGCTCAGGCCGATGCAGAACTTTCATCAGCCCTTTCAAGACTTCTTGCCATAGCGGAGAACTATCCCAATCTCAAGGCTGACACGAACTTTCGCCAGCTCATGGATGAACTCGCCGGAACGGAAAACAGGATTGCAGTTGCTCGAAGAGACTACAACGAAGCGGTGAAAAGATACAACACCGCTATAAAGAGGTTTCCCGGTGTGATCTTTGCAAGGATGTTTGGATTCGAAGAGAAACAGTACTTTGAAGCAAGGGTTGGAGCAGAGCAGGTGCCAGAGGTGAAGTTCTGA
- a CDS encoding YgcG family protein: protein MRRILFLILIALFVLSFSVEFPEPTPYKYVNDYVGVLDSETVEKIVAVGKELEKKTTAQIVVVVVPSLSGLTVEEYANRLFREWGIGQKEKNNGVLLLVAMQDRKVRIEVGYGLEGAIPDGKAGRILDEYVIPYFKEGEYNKGIYYGYLAIVREVAREYGVEITGTSDLPERGTDINGLSIIIIVVAFIIFSSIMGRGRYWYRGPRFPGGFGGPRGGSGGSGGFGGGSSGGGGASRGW, encoded by the coding sequence ATGAGAAGAATTCTTTTTCTGATTCTCATTGCTTTATTTGTTCTTTCGTTTTCAGTTGAGTTTCCAGAGCCCACTCCGTACAAGTATGTGAACGACTACGTGGGTGTGCTGGATTCAGAAACGGTGGAAAAGATAGTTGCCGTTGGAAAAGAACTGGAGAAAAAAACAACGGCTCAGATCGTTGTGGTGGTTGTTCCTTCACTCTCTGGTCTTACGGTGGAAGAATATGCGAACCGGCTTTTCAGGGAATGGGGAATAGGTCAAAAGGAAAAGAACAACGGGGTGCTTCTTCTTGTTGCGATGCAGGATAGAAAGGTGAGAATAGAAGTTGGATACGGCTTGGAAGGAGCCATTCCAGATGGAAAGGCAGGAAGAATCCTCGATGAATACGTGATTCCCTATTTCAAAGAGGGAGAGTACAACAAAGGTATCTACTATGGCTATCTGGCGATCGTCAGAGAGGTGGCCAGAGAGTACGGGGTGGAAATCACAGGAACCTCAGACCTTCCTGAAAGAGGAACGGACATCAATGGTCTTTCCATTATTATCATCGTCGTCGCGTTCATCATCTTCTCTTCCATCATGGGAAGGGGAAGATACTGGTACAGAGGTCCCAGGTTTCCGGGTGGATTCGGTGGACCCAGGGGTGGATCAGGTGGCTCTGGGGGCTTTGGAGGAGGATCCTCCGGAGGCGGTGGTGCATCAAGAGGATGGTGA